Proteins encoded together in one Leptospira meyeri window:
- a CDS encoding LIC_12071 family protein, which yields MKYSRFFLSFILFFFLCETLALSAVVWTFYESLQNALTQEQFVSDHRARDLTLALAKSSEQRLQNEGYVELEKMFHRYVEQSKNDPEEFRIQKISLYSSDATLLVSTDTIYTPEELKKRKPDEDLLHSTFFKKGIRMKKWEWSEPENGENPVLNSKRDPKVRSGFEWVLSYLPLAKSNTVRLTSPLYKPGTLDVTGLVILVYERGNLGLLFENQWKLVEWMVFNYVVFAFVVSLALTGAFVVYTMLVARDSFVTPKESSNLPLFEKKTVERKVSEMEPVVDLTENSGQVTAATEESGVEILSEGPLVSNVSPDSRQTPIRDAIFLG from the coding sequence ATGAAATATTCACGTTTTTTTCTGTCCTTTATTCTTTTCTTTTTCCTCTGTGAAACCTTGGCACTCAGTGCAGTGGTTTGGACTTTTTATGAATCTTTGCAAAATGCTCTCACCCAAGAACAGTTTGTTTCTGATCATAGAGCTCGCGACTTAACCTTGGCACTTGCAAAAAGTTCAGAACAAAGACTGCAGAACGAAGGTTATGTGGAACTTGAAAAAATGTTTCACCGTTATGTGGAACAATCCAAAAATGATCCGGAAGAGTTTCGAATTCAAAAGATTAGTTTGTATTCTAGTGATGCCACTCTTCTTGTCTCCACTGATACCATTTACACCCCTGAGGAATTAAAAAAAAGAAAACCGGATGAGGATCTACTCCATTCCACCTTTTTCAAAAAAGGAATTCGGATGAAAAAATGGGAATGGTCAGAACCAGAAAACGGAGAGAATCCCGTTTTAAATTCCAAACGAGATCCGAAAGTTCGGTCTGGATTTGAATGGGTTCTTTCTTATTTGCCACTTGCCAAATCCAATACAGTAAGACTTACTTCTCCTCTGTACAAACCTGGAACACTCGATGTAACGGGCCTTGTGATTTTAGTGTATGAAAGAGGGAACTTAGGTTTACTCTTCGAAAACCAATGGAAACTAGTGGAATGGATGGTTTTTAATTATGTTGTATTTGCTTTCGTTGTCAGTTTGGCTTTAACAGGTGCTTTTGTGGTCTATACAATGTTAGTTGCAAGAGATTCTTTTGTAACCCCAAAAGAATCTTCGAACCTTCCTTTATTTGAGAAAAAAACAGTCGAAAGAAAAGTATCGGAAATGGAACCGGTTGTGGATTTAACAGAGAACTCAGGTCAGGTGACTGCTGCTACCGAAGAGAGTGGTGTTGAAATTTTGTCCGAAGGACCTCTTGTTTCTAATGTTTCTCCAGATTCCCGCCAAACACCGATTCGCGATGCGATCTTTTTAGGATAG
- the lipB gene encoding lipoyl(octanoyl) transferase LipB, protein MTKFLHRKGLPSYLFPSIVSYTRYVKFQENSRKNRRESMLFLEHRPCLTGGIGAKAENLLVSPAILSSLGVELVTLSRGGDFTAHEPGQIVGYLHIDLKKRNISLGEFLRILNQSLVASIQKTWDLSVEENPKSPGLYTIEEPKRKLVSEGIYAKSYFTSFGFALNGLNNLSTFSLINPCGAKSEDMTSLLRLGKDKDFPKKRKEFVLNFTQTFIDQLP, encoded by the coding sequence ATGACAAAGTTTCTCCATCGAAAAGGACTTCCTTCCTACCTATTTCCTTCGATTGTTTCGTACACAAGATACGTGAAATTCCAGGAAAATTCCAGGAAAAATCGAAGGGAATCCATGCTCTTTTTAGAACACAGACCATGTTTGACAGGGGGCATAGGTGCGAAAGCGGAAAATCTTTTAGTTTCGCCCGCTATCCTTTCCTCCCTTGGGGTGGAGCTTGTCACTTTGTCTCGAGGAGGGGATTTTACCGCCCATGAACCGGGACAAATTGTTGGATACCTTCATATTGATTTGAAAAAACGAAATATAAGTTTGGGTGAATTTTTACGGATCTTAAACCAAAGTTTGGTGGCTTCGATTCAGAAAACCTGGGATCTGTCTGTGGAAGAAAACCCCAAATCACCAGGCCTTTATACAATAGAAGAACCCAAACGAAAATTGGTTTCGGAAGGGATCTATGCTAAGTCCTATTTCACAAGCTTCGGGTTCGCATTGAATGGTTTGAACAATCTTTCTACCTTTTCTCTCATCAATCCTTGTGGAGCAAAGTCAGAGGACATGACCTCCCTTCTCCGGTTGGGAAAAGATAAGGATTTCCCGAAGAAAAGAAAGGAGTTTGTCCTAAATTTTACGCAAACATTCATAGACCAACTCCCTTAA